The proteins below are encoded in one region of Sedimentibacter sp. zth1:
- a CDS encoding Nif3-like dinuclear metal center hexameric protein has translation MNVKDVENYLNNELMLQEQEKWDNSGLQIGNYNQSVSGILLTLDITEECVDKCIESNCNLIISHHPLIFTSLKNIDVSTCNGRIIQKLLKYDISAYSMHTSLDLALNGVNESLADALGLKRTSNLIDINKNCANKIGYGGIAKIESINIIEYAEIVKEKLMCKNVELYCNNVEKKISTIAFCGGSGANFIQNAILNNADVYITGDIKYHDAQFALNNNLAIIDAGHYNTERVVLDKLYEILFKKIKNIQVYDKNFVNKVIL, from the coding sequence ATGAATGTTAAGGATGTAGAAAACTATTTAAATAATGAATTAATGTTACAGGAGCAAGAAAAGTGGGATAATAGTGGATTGCAAATTGGAAATTATAATCAAAGTGTTAGTGGTATACTATTAACGTTAGATATAACCGAAGAATGCGTAGATAAATGTATAGAATCAAATTGTAATTTAATTATTTCTCATCACCCATTGATATTTACATCATTAAAAAATATTGACGTATCAACATGCAATGGAAGGATAATTCAAAAGCTTCTCAAATACGATATAAGTGCATATAGTATGCATACGTCGCTTGATCTAGCATTAAATGGTGTAAATGAAAGTTTAGCAGATGCATTAGGTTTAAAAAGAACTTCTAATTTAATTGATATAAATAAAAATTGTGCCAATAAAATAGGCTATGGTGGAATAGCGAAAATTGAAAGTATTAATATTATAGAATATGCTGAAATTGTAAAAGAAAAATTAATGTGTAAAAATGTTGAACTTTATTGCAATAATGTTGAGAAAAAAATTTCAACTATTGCATTTTGTGGTGGAAGTGGAGCTAATTTTATACAAAATGCAATTTTGAATAACGCTGATGTGTATATTACAGGTGATATAAAATATCATGATGCGCAATTTGCACTAAATAATAATTTAGCTATAATTGATGCAGGACATTATAATACTGAGAGAGTTGTATTAGATAAACTGTATGAAATATTATTTAAAAAAATTAAAAATATACAAGTATATGATAAAAATTTCGTTAATAAAGTAATTTTATGA
- a CDS encoding class I SAM-dependent methyltransferase, protein MNRLNAIVSLIDRCEVVADIGTDHGYVAEMLLNNDICNKVIASDINEGPLNSAINHLTQVELDDRTDFRLGSGMTILNEGEANVSVIAGMGGDLISKIVDDSLDIAKSLDYLIIQPMTNIDTIRKYLYDNGFSIDEEIIVKEYHFYYFILKVIKKQEIIEDEIYYTVSKYLFDNKNLLLLEYLKKMYKTNNIILKNLCNSKKSDVTKKIEEVNNRNFRIEWMINQYEC, encoded by the coding sequence ATGAATAGATTAAATGCGATTGTATCGCTTATTGATAGGTGTGAGGTGGTTGCAGATATTGGTACTGACCATGGTTATGTAGCCGAGATGTTATTGAATAATGATATTTGCAATAAAGTTATTGCTTCAGATATAAATGAAGGACCTTTAAATAGTGCTATAAATCATTTGACGCAAGTAGAATTAGATGATAGGACTGACTTTAGACTTGGCTCAGGCATGACTATTTTAAATGAAGGTGAGGCAAATGTTTCAGTTATTGCTGGAATGGGAGGAGACCTGATTTCAAAAATAGTTGACGATTCACTTGATATTGCCAAGTCATTAGACTATTTGATAATTCAGCCGATGACTAATATAGATACTATTAGAAAGTATTTATATGACAATGGATTTAGCATAGATGAAGAAATAATTGTAAAAGAATATCATTTTTATTACTTTATACTTAAGGTAATAAAAAAACAGGAAATAATAGAGGACGAAATATACTATACAGTAAGTAAATATTTATTTGACAACAAGAATTTATTGCTTCTAGAATACTTAAAAAAAATGTATAAAACAAATAATATAATATTAAAAAATCTATGTAACTCAAAAAAAAGTGATGTAACTAAAAAAATTGAAGAAGTTAATAATAGGAATTTTAGAATAGAATGGATGATTAATCAATATGAATGTTAA
- the rpoD gene encoding RNA polymerase sigma factor RpoD, whose protein sequence is MKIEGIRNKLIEKGKKNGFISYKEVVKAFEKLEINPEFIDDFYKYFEENGIEILGLQDDIFEKIDDDADQDVEVNVKVKDHPDTFKTQTDEDILKGINIDDPVRMYLKEIGKVPLLSGTEEIILAKRMIDGDDEARKRLAEANLRLVVSIAKRYVGRGMLFLDLIQEGNLGLIKAVEKFDYTKGFKFSTYATWWIRQAITRAIADQARTIRIPVHMVETINKLIRIKRQLLQELGRDATPEEIALEMEMEPEKVREILKIAQEPVSLETPIGEEEDSHLGDFIRDEVVQTPADAATFALLKDQLSSVLHTLTDREQKVLRLRFGLDDGRARTLEEVGKEFEVTRERIRQIEAKALRKLRHPSRSKKLKDYLE, encoded by the coding sequence ATGAAAATTGAGGGTATAAGAAATAAACTTATTGAAAAAGGTAAGAAAAATGGTTTCATTTCTTATAAAGAGGTTGTAAAGGCTTTTGAAAAATTAGAAATAAATCCTGAATTTATTGATGACTTTTACAAATATTTCGAAGAAAATGGTATTGAGATATTAGGATTACAAGATGATATTTTTGAAAAAATCGATGATGATGCAGACCAAGATGTAGAGGTTAATGTAAAAGTAAAGGACCATCCTGATACATTTAAAACTCAGACAGATGAAGATATTCTAAAGGGCATTAATATTGATGATCCGGTTAGAATGTATCTTAAAGAAATAGGAAAAGTTCCTTTGCTTTCTGGTACAGAGGAAATTATTTTAGCAAAGCGTATGATAGATGGTGATGATGAGGCTAGGAAAAGACTAGCTGAAGCAAATCTTCGTTTGGTTGTTAGTATTGCTAAAAGATATGTTGGTAGAGGAATGTTATTTTTGGATTTAATTCAAGAAGGAAACTTAGGCTTAATCAAAGCTGTTGAAAAGTTTGATTATACAAAAGGTTTTAAATTTAGTACTTATGCAACATGGTGGATTAGGCAAGCTATTACTAGAGCTATTGCAGACCAAGCTAGAACCATTAGAATACCTGTTCATATGGTAGAAACAATAAATAAATTGATAAGAATTAAGAGACAACTTCTTCAAGAGTTAGGTAGAGATGCTACTCCTGAAGAAATAGCTTTAGAAATGGAAATGGAACCTGAAAAGGTAAGAGAAATATTAAAAATAGCTCAGGAGCCAGTATCATTAGAAACACCGATAGGTGAAGAAGAAGACAGCCATTTAGGCGATTTTATTCGTGATGAGGTTGTCCAAACACCAGCAGATGCGGCTACTTTTGCGCTTTTAAAAGATCAATTATCATCTGTATTGCATACTCTTACAGATAGAGAACAAAAAGTTTTAAGATTAAGATTCGGCTTAGATGATGGTAGAGCTAGAACTTTAGAGGAAGTTGGCAAAGAATTTGAAGTTACTCGTGAAAGAATACGACAAATTGAAGCAAAAGCTTTAAGAAAACTTAGACATCCAAGCAGAAGTAAGAAATTAAAAGATTATCTAGAGTAA
- the dnaG gene encoding DNA primase, with the protein MPYNITEEKKQQIIDSNDIVDVIEEFIPLKKNGTNYTACCPFHKEKTPSFVVSKEKQIYHCFGCGESGDSIKFLMEYSNLTFIEAIENLAKRANITLEEVNYSKEVLERNKLDNRLYQINKDAAYYFYNNLLRNKIPLNYLNKRDVNENIIKKFGIGYTVNQWDSLINHLVNKGYSKSDIAKTGLIIRSEKTNNYYDRFRNRVMFPIVDVRQRVIGFGGRIMDNSSPKYLNSPDSAIFSKGYNLYGLNIAKEHVKDKYFYLVEGYMDVIKMHAYGFDTAIAALGTAFTQNQINLLKRYSHKFYICFDSDSAGLKASLKAINMFKRNNLEAKVIIVKGAKDPDEFLNKYGKTKFEMLASSALDYYRFLNFYYKNEFNSSNKMDYINKFMENLVNVNSDIEKELTIEKLSLDVGVSKESLMNEYRKKYNNKSNNFSSVKNNKVIPKALTINKSSINTSHEEELIKLILKNDDLALTLDEIIKDADFSKYAYLDIFRKIYQAKLTGIKITKDFFKEINTETVNLDNVFKDIEITEDNLNSLFNDCYKRLKIRYLVRLQSNKNIQLTKINDYALQKSEMKEISRLAKKIKSLKEEVS; encoded by the coding sequence ATGCCTTATAATATAACGGAAGAAAAGAAACAACAAATTATTGATTCAAATGATATAGTGGATGTTATAGAAGAGTTCATACCTCTTAAGAAAAATGGGACAAATTATACAGCTTGTTGTCCATTTCATAAAGAGAAGACACCTTCTTTTGTTGTGTCAAAAGAAAAACAAATATATCATTGCTTTGGCTGTGGCGAAAGTGGAGATTCTATTAAATTTCTTATGGAATATAGTAATCTTACTTTTATTGAAGCAATAGAAAATTTAGCCAAAAGAGCTAATATAACATTAGAAGAAGTAAATTATTCTAAAGAGGTATTAGAAAGAAATAAATTAGATAATAGATTATATCAAATAAATAAGGATGCAGCTTATTATTTTTATAATAATTTGCTAAGAAATAAAATACCGCTTAATTATTTAAATAAAAGAGATGTTAATGAAAATATAATAAAAAAGTTTGGTATTGGGTATACTGTCAATCAATGGGATAGTCTGATTAATCATTTGGTAAATAAAGGTTATTCGAAATCTGATATTGCTAAAACGGGACTAATTATTAGAAGTGAAAAAACTAATAATTATTATGATAGATTTAGAAACAGGGTTATGTTTCCTATTGTTGATGTAAGACAGAGAGTTATAGGTTTTGGTGGAAGAATTATGGATAATTCGTCACCAAAATATTTAAATTCTCCAGATAGCGCGATATTTAGTAAAGGATATAATTTGTACGGATTAAATATTGCAAAAGAACATGTAAAAGATAAATATTTTTATTTAGTAGAAGGTTACATGGATGTAATAAAGATGCATGCTTATGGCTTTGATACTGCTATTGCTGCACTTGGTACGGCTTTTACACAAAACCAAATTAACCTTTTAAAAAGATATTCTCATAAATTTTATATTTGTTTTGATTCAGATAGTGCAGGACTTAAGGCATCTTTAAAAGCAATAAATATGTTTAAGCGTAATAACCTAGAAGCTAAAGTTATTATTGTTAAAGGAGCAAAAGATCCTGATGAATTTTTAAATAAATATGGAAAAACTAAATTTGAAATGTTAGCATCTAGTGCATTAGACTACTATCGATTTTTAAATTTTTACTATAAAAATGAATTTAATTCATCTAATAAAATGGATTATATTAATAAATTTATGGAAAATTTAGTTAATGTAAATAGTGATATAGAAAAAGAATTAACTATAGAAAAATTATCTTTGGATGTAGGGGTTTCTAAAGAATCATTGATGAATGAATATAGAAAAAAATATAATAATAAAAGTAATAATTTTTCTAGTGTTAAGAACAATAAAGTTATACCAAAAGCATTAACTATAAATAAGAGTAGTATTAATACATCTCACGAGGAAGAGTTAATAAAACTTATTTTAAAAAATGATGATTTAGCCTTGACATTGGATGAAATCATAAAGGATGCTGATTTTTCTAAGTATGCTTATTTAGATATTTTTAGAAAAATTTATCAGGCCAAACTAACTGGTATTAAGATAACTAAAGATTTTTTTAAAGAAATAAATACAGAAACAGTAAATTTAGACAATGTATTTAAGGATATAGAAATAACAGAAGATAATTTGAATTCTCTATTTAACGACTGTTACAAAAGACTAAAAATACGATATTTAGTACGATTACAAAGTAATAAAAATATTCAATTAACTAAAATTAATGACTATGCATTGCAAAAAAGTGAGATGAAAGAAATATCTAGATTAGCTAAAAAGATAAAGTCATTAAAAGAGGAGGTTAGTTAA
- a CDS encoding deoxyguanosinetriphosphate triphosphohydrolase gives MNVRETYEELEEKFLSSYAVKSKDSLGRDYIEDKCEIRTDFQRDRDRIIHCKAFRRLIHKTQVFLSPEGDHYRTRLTHTLEVSQISRTIARALKLNEDLTEAIALGHDLGHTPFGHSGESMLNKLVSTGFSHNVQSLRVVNILETKSNVYRGLNLTKEVRDGIVNHTGSNEPMTLEGKIVRFSDRIAYINHDIDDAVRANIITIDQIPNEYKRNLGYSHSERINTMINDIIKNSENLNEIKMSDKTLEATLKLRQFLFENIYYNKTAKSEEHKSDFVISNLFDFYMNNMNKMPKFYLDLYDKMNFNKEEIVKDYISGMTDRYALKLFRELFVPNPWDK, from the coding sequence ATGAACGTTAGAGAAACCTATGAAGAGCTAGAGGAGAAGTTCTTGTCATCTTATGCTGTTAAGAGCAAAGATAGCCTGGGAAGAGATTATATTGAGGATAAGTGTGAAATTAGAACAGATTTTCAAAGAGACAGGGATAGAATTATTCATTGTAAAGCATTTAGAAGATTAATTCATAAAACTCAAGTATTTCTTTCACCTGAGGGTGACCACTATAGAACAAGATTGACTCACACACTAGAGGTTTCACAAATATCACGAACGATTGCTCGTGCGTTGAAATTAAACGAAGATTTAACAGAAGCAATTGCTTTGGGGCATGATTTAGGTCATACCCCTTTTGGGCATTCAGGAGAAAGTATGTTAAATAAGCTAGTGAGCACGGGCTTTAGTCACAATGTACAAAGCTTAAGAGTTGTTAATATATTGGAAACAAAGAGCAACGTGTATAGAGGACTGAATTTAACCAAGGAAGTAAGAGACGGAATTGTTAATCATACTGGTTCTAATGAACCTATGACACTTGAAGGGAAAATAGTTAGATTTTCTGATAGAATTGCTTATATAAACCACGATATAGATGATGCTGTGCGTGCAAATATTATAACGATTGACCAAATTCCTAATGAATATAAAAGAAATTTGGGTTATTCACATAGTGAACGCATAAATACAATGATTAATGATATAATAAAAAATAGTGAAAATTTAAATGAAATTAAAATGAGTGATAAAACTTTAGAAGCTACTTTAAAATTGAGACAGTTTCTATTTGAAAATATATATTACAACAAAACAGCAAAATCAGAAGAGCATAAATCAGATTTTGTAATTAGTAATTTATTTGATTTTTACATGAACAATATGAACAAAATGCCTAAATTTTATTTAGATTTGTATGACAAAATGAATTTTAACAAAGAAGAAATAGTAAAAGATTATATTTCAGGGATGACAGATAGATATGCTCTAAAATTATTCAGAGAGCTATTTGTTCCTAATCCGTGGGATAAATAA